Part of the Prunus dulcis chromosome 8, ALMONDv2, whole genome shotgun sequence genome is shown below.
ATCCATTGTAAACAGCCACATTGTTTCAAACGTGATGTTTGAGTTCTTTATAAACCCATGGGCTTGGCCCTCTTCTTTACAGTAGTAGGAGTTTTCCCAACTCAAGCCAAATCTTCTTTCCGGTCTagttaaaacttaaaagagTGCAAATATATAATTGGTTCGTGAGAGCCTTAAAGTTGTACAAGAAAATCTGTCTTTAGGTCAAACTACATTAACGTATATGATACACATCAATTTCTCCTAAAGCCACTTTTAGTGGGGCTTTTGACCCTTGGGCTACTCCGAAGGACCCTAAGAAGTTTGAGAAATACAAAGTCAAAGATGAAAGGGTCAGCACACATGTTGCCTAGTTATTTATATGAATATGATGTTTTATTATGTTATTTATATAACTGTGGTCGCACCCTCAACACCAATGTGTTGGGTTGAAGCCAACAATGTCATGAGGACTAAAGCAAGCACCAATCTCAAACGCATTGCAGCACTTCCTTCCGTTGAAAAAtctgaagggaaaaaaaacacaaaaaagttTATGTTATGTGATGTGACAGGATATTGAGAGGCTTTGTCTTGATGGGTTTTGGTTGCTGTGTAAATGGAGTGCCATATGTAGAGGGTATCTGTTTCGTGGAATTAAATCTGAAATTACCAAATATGTCTACCTTATTTGTCCtaaaaatattggaaactATTCTTTAGGGTTTGGTGCACTCTATTCGATACAACATACAACATACAACATACGTCATTCTAAATATGATGTATTGAATTCACTCAAATTATAATACGtgtaaatatattaatattacgTTGTTTTAATAGAATATATTGAATTCACTCAAATTATaatacgtgtatatatatgaaattgtgTATTTGATAAACATGAAAATTTCTGAAGTCAATGACTAATCTAGATGTGCTTGGAACAATCTAGCCAACAGTGATGTAACGGATTGTCGTTGAATGTGGCAAGGAAAACCTTGCATGAGATGAGTACTTACGTTGGCAAATACCATTAAATGCTGGATTATTCTGGTATATAAAATAAGGTGTGCTTAGTCTAAATTTttattctaaaaaaataaggTGTTTAGTCTAAATTTTTATTCTAAAAATATAAGGTGTTtagtctaaattttttttctaaaaaaataaagtgtgCAATTAAAAGATGTGACCCGCACGTCATCATATAGATTTAAGAAGGTAGCAGGCCATCACGTTTCTCCATCTACATCTCTCAACACAGGCTTTATAAAGACTGGCATAAATCCAAagcaccaaaataaaaaaaactcagaTAACGAATGGGTAAGGGAGGAAAGCCTGATGGAGGTGATGGTTTTGAGGAAGCCAGCAGAGATGGTTGTGAACAAGAGAACATGGCTGCTTGGCTGCTTGGTGTTAACACCCTCAAAATCCAACCTTTCAAGCTCCCTAATCTCGGTACCAATTTGTTCTGTTTCTGGATCACTGTTTCTTTAAAGTCAACTTCTTACACTTTTCAGgtcaaattattatttgtgATCTTTTTTGCCTAATTGACTTCCTGTGTTCCTTGTTTTCTTGGTATTTCTTTAGGACCCCGTGATGTTTTAATTCGACTCAAGGCTGTTGGCATATGTGGCAGTGATGTTCACCTCTTCAAGGTCACCCCCTCTTTTCCTTCTTGGTTCTTTATTATATTCATGATAGAGCAAAGGCCGGGTACACTGCTTTAATCAACTAACCTAATTCACGTCTTCACGGGAAATTTGATATTTGatgtttattgattgttaaacaatataaactttaaattaattgGTAAATGGCCTGTTTTGATTGttgttgtttaatttgttattattttcagAACATGAGATGTGCAGATTTTGTGGTGAAAGAGCCAATGGTAATCGGGCATGAGTGTGCTGGGTTCGTAGAGGAAGTTGGGAGTGAGGTGAAGCATCTGGTGCCTGGTGACCGTGTGGCACTAGAGCCCGGCATCAATTGCAAGCGATGTGAGCTATGCAAACAAGGCCGATATAATCTATGCCCCGAGATGAAGTTTTTCGGGTCCCCTCCAACTCATGGTTGCCTGGCAAATCAGGTATCTACGTATTTGCAGCATATTATATGCCAGTTGTAACTAGCACAAGATGACACGTGGAGCGTTGTAAGCTTGGCACAAGCGGAACATTTAGTATTGGATAAGGCTGACTAGACCATGACTAgactttgagtttttgttttgtttttgggttacaagactttgaatttattttaattgtgACTTCTTTGAATATGGGTTATGTTGAGGAGGTGTGTTGATAGGTTGAATTTTCTCTGCTATTCTGGATTTTTGTGCAAGATTTGTGTCTTAGTCTAAAATGTATTTAAATGTGGGAGACATAAAAAAGATGCAGGGTCGTTTGTCTGCTTGGTTAGTCAAACATGGGTTAGTTCATAGATCTTTGCCTACCAAACATCGATTATAACTATTGTCCAAATGAATTGGACTAGTCATGTGAGTTGAAATAGTACAAATAACTACCAGACACTTTGAGATACTACAGTTTTTTCAGTGGGCAATTCAAATTTGAGGCAGGTGTTGGAGATACATGatgttttcttatattttattttaaaggttGTCCATCCTGGAGACCTGTGTTTTAAACTACCAGACAATGTGAGCTTGGAGGAAGGGGCAATGTGTGAGCCCTTAAGTGTTGGTGTTCATGCTTGTCGTCGGGCTAGTGTTGGTCCAGAAACAAATGTTTTGGTCATGGGAGCAGGACCTATAGGACTTGTTACATTGTTGGCTGCTCGTGCCTTCGAAGCACCTAGAATTGTCGTGGCAGATGTGAATGACCACTGTTTATCCGTTGCAAAGGCTCTTGGTGCGCATGAGATTGTCAAAGTTTCTACAAATATAGAGGTACATGATGCTGTTACATGTTCGGGATTTGTAGGGTGAAATCAaccctttttttaatgagtttatctaaattattttgaagGAGGTTGCTGAAGAAGTTGctaaaataaaagaagctATGGGAACTCGAGTAGATGTAAGCTTCGATTGTGCAGGGTTTAATAAAACCATGGCGACAGCTCTAAGTGCTACTGGTTCCGGTGGCAAAGTTTGCCTTGTGGGAATGGGCCAGAGAGAGCTGACTCTCCCACTCACTTCAGCTGCTGCCAGGTATAAATTGATTAATTCATTTGTTCAGTTGGTAAAACTATTTGTATTGTATTTGGTGTCACATCTCTAATAGAGGCATGAGACATTACTCATTTGTGACAcgcattatttttattatttaagatTTCATGATTTTAATACAGAGAGGTCGATGTGATTGGAATTTTCCGATACAAGAACACATGGCCCCTGTGCCTCGAATTGTTGAGAAGTAGTAAGGTTGATGTGAAGCCCCTGATAACACATCGTTTTGGATTCTCTCAAAAGGAAGTGGAAAAAGCATTTGAAACCAGTGCTGGTGGAGGCAATGCCATTAAGGTCATGTTTAATCTGTAGAATTGGCCCAAGGAAATGGAGCCAATCTTTGGTGAAATTTTTGTTGTGCTTTGTTTGCCCAATAATCGGGGTTTGTGGCTGGGTGTTGTACTTATAATTAGCCCATTTTAAACCCATCTTAGTCGGGTACAAGTTTCtgttgtaaaaataataataataataaataactatTAAAAGGACCAAGGAGTAtcattttgtgataataattgtaataaagatatagaaaataaattaaatagtaaaatttcatactttttttaatatatacaaAGCAGTGGTTGAATTATTTACTTACTTAAGTACCAAGCAAAACCCTATTTGTTTAGAATAGTCCTCTAATTATTTAAGTTAATACCTAATATTtaatgtaatttatttaagatAAGTATGGACAAAAATATTGAGGGTCCAAAACTATGAAAATATTGAGAAAAATAGCTAATTTTGAATAAAGACATGGAAATCttgaataatttttcaatacatatttatataattaattttgtactACTTCAACTCTACAAACTAGTAAAATCTAGTTGCATAATAAATTGTCtagtaataattaaaaaatttggcaaGTTACAACTGAAAAGTTCGgtcactatataatattttaatataatatattttaatattttaatatatattatttttattcaataatatgtgaaaattatgtgtataatacgtgaattttgtgtgtattagtgaaaattttataaaaaaatgcttgtattaaacatgaaagtggtaaattatttatacgggtaataattctagaaaagtaaaaaatgaaaaggggACAATAGAGACTCAGGTAATAGCCTAATAAtaatggataatgctctaaactactTTTATCGATAAACGAAAATcggggaaattttttttaaagaaaaaaaggaccccagtatatatatatatagagtatagaggatcgactatactatatttttaattaaaaaatagaaaaaaaatcagaaaaaaagagtacgcccggctatactttttatacccaaaaaaaaaaaaaaaagtatagccgctaagtacagccgcacggctatactatttaaaaaaataaaaatctgagTAAAGCCGACGGGCTAAAGTATTTATACACACCCAATAAGGGTGATAACAACCACATCAAAAAAATGACAATAAAAAAGGATCGCAAATAATTAAGATTCAAGCTATTATAAAGATGGCATTCATGCATTCATCTAAAGTAAATCGATGTGGTAAACAGTGCTTTCAATTGACTCATAAAGGTTAACTCTTTAAACATGTCAATGATAAAAACTCTAGATTGAGAGTTTGGAAGTGTTCCAAATTATGTCCGGCAAATGTTCATGGGGATACCTGAAATTGATGGGATCTGATCTtcggcttcttcttcttctttgcatTTTTGCTTGATTTGCCAGAACACAGGAACCAACTCATGGCTTGTTCTTCTACCTCTTTACCTCAAATAttacactccttttttttcaGTTATTCATCTCATGTACCTTTTCTTATCGCAGGGTTGTTCCTTAGTCGTGCTCAATCATGATGATATATATTCAGACACGGTGAGGCCCTTTCTTATTTTACAGATGGAGTATCTAGCAGACATTCTGATAAGAGCAGAACCGTGGGAAGGTATTTGCTGGAACACATTTTGTCACTTCACCAGATTGAATTTTCTGTAAAAAGCAAGAGTCTATTTCCTTTCATTTGAACAGTCCTATAGTGAGTTCACTGGTTCGCCAAGATAGATTGCTAGAAACTAGAAAGTATGTCTGTCAAATCATTCATGTATGGTCATTTGTGGTTACTTACTTTTTGAGTCTTGGTTGTTATGGAAATGAATAATCGGCTATTCAGTTTCGTTTTTTTAAGTGTTATGCTCATACATATGATAGTTGCTTTGTGTCATGGTCTTTTTTCtggattttcttcttctcttttaccTGTCGTATCTTCTCCGCCGAGTTCACTAGATCACAATCCTGTGTTAGCaattgaaaaattgtgagaacTATTTCCATTAGTATTGCTTGCTGGCTTGCTGCTGGTGACCTGCCAATTATGCCTGTAGCAAGTGTACTTTTCCTGTCTAGTATTACTTCCCAAAAGTCTGATCTTAATGGTTTTGATATCCATACAATTGAACGAGATTACGAAAGTTATGATCCTCATTGTTCTTGTTGGTTGCAGTTGACAGTCTTGCAAGACCTTGAAGGGCATTTACAGATGCATCACCGAGACCTTGAAGGTCTTTAAACATATTTTCACATTGcaccaacaataaaaatatagattTCTCTGTAGGCCTACCTTTTCAGGTGCCTTTTGTAAAAGTCCCACATCGTAAATACAAACTCCTATATAGTTGtttataaacaaagcattatgTCAAATGAGTTTGGTTAAGAAAGGAGAGTTGGGTTAATGGGCCTGGCAATAGGCTAGGCCTTCATTAATAATACTTATATTAATCAAAGACTTGGGGCTCGGGCCTTGGGGCACTTGGGCAAtgaaacaaaaagtaaaagaaactAGTTTTatattctgaaaattttaaaaatccagcaataaaattttattttaaaaagtatagccgcacggctatactatttataatataaaaaatgatcAACCCAACGCATAGGCACCACGTGTAAAAATAGTACcaccgcgcggctgtactattttttttaaaaaaaattagggcaAGCTtgtatagccacgcggctatactaatttgttttttttttttaagtttaaaaaGAATCCAGTGCAGCCGGCCCCAGCACCtgtgcgccacgtgtcaaacaaGTAGAGTcgcacggctgtactattttttaataaaaattgaggGAAACTgagtaatatatatacactatttatattcaataatatgtgagaatatgAACGTAATAGgtgaattttgtgtgccttattgaaatttttgtaaaagaatacttgtattaaacatgagaaatacgtgcgGACGTGTAAAATACATGATTAAACGCGAAAGTACCAAGATCTTTATACGGATAATaattttggaaaagtaaaaaaatcaaaaagggacaATAGTTACTCaagtaatggcctaatagttacggatagggctcttgggcatggagaaatttaattaagacaccaAAACGATTtgacaaaacacaaaataaatttaatttaattattttgtgcactttttcttttcttttcttttttttttcgttgggGTATGAAATAGtagttaaaacataattactaattaaagtaactCAAAGAGggtaagatattacttaattacatataataaattaaagaagttgggcaatggaaaaaaagagtaaaggaaactaatttcatattctgaaaatttttaaaaaaatttataatataaaaaaggatcAGCCCAGCACATAggcaccacgtgtcaaaagaGTAGAGCCGCGCGGTtgtactattttaaaaaaataaaaataaaaaaataagacaagcgagtatagccgcgcggcaatactatttgtttgtttgtttgtttttttttttttaataaagtttAAAAAGAATCTAATGCAGCCGGCCCCAGCGCCTATgcaccacgtgtcaaacaaGTAGAGCCCCACGACAGTACTATTttttagggtaaattactcaaatagtCCTCAAAGTTGTACgcgatttatattttggtccctaaattaaattattagtccaaatggtacataaactctattttaattgctcatttgatccaaccgttacatttctgttaaatgtaaccaaattttaggggtAAATAGGactttttttcataattaacaaataaaataggattaaaataaatacaaaattagaaaataattgaagaaaaagagaggaaaaaatcatgagacccaaaccccctcccttcgatttcttctcccctatTCTAATTActgagttttaatttttatttttattttttttaattttaacgtacgaaatgaccaatttgccctcatatttaacagcaattttgacagaatgtaacggttggatcaaatgggctattaaaatagaatttatgtaccatttggactaataatttaatttaggaacaaaaatgtaaatcgcgtacaagtttgaggaccatttgagtaatttaccctattttttaataaaacattaagggaaaactgagtatagccgtgcggctatacttttaaaaaattaaaaaatatatatacactatttatattcaataatatgtgagaatatgaacaaaatagctgaattttgtgtgccttattgaaatttttgtaaaagaatacttgtattaaacatgagaaatacatGCGGACGTGTAGAATACATTATTAAACGCTAAAGTACCAAGATCTTTATACggataataattttaaaaaagtaaaaaaatcaaaaaaggaCAATAGTTACTCGAGTAATGGCTTAATAGTTACGGATAGGGCTCTTGGGcatggagaaatttaattaagacaccaaaacaatttcacaaaacactaaataaatagaatttaattattttgtgcactttttctttaaaaatttttttggttggggtATGAAATAGtagttaaaacataattactaattaaagtaactCAAAGAGggtaagatattacttaattacatataataaataaaagaagttgggcaatggaaaaaaaaaaagtaaaggaaactaatttcaaattctgaaaattttaaaaattcggcaataaaattttatttaaaaaagtatagacacacggctatactatttataatataaaaatggaTCAGCCCAgcaccacgtgtcaaaagaGTAGAGCTacgcggctgtactatttttcaacaaaaaaaaaaaaggacaagcgagtatagccgcgcggcaatactatttgtttgttttttttttaaaataaactttaaAAAGAATCTAGTGCAGCCGGCCCCAGCGCTTGTGCGCCACATGTCAAACAAGTAGAGCCCcacggctgtactattttttaataaaaaattaagggaAAACTGAgcatagccgtgcggctatactttaaaatatatatatatatatatattacaaatatatatgtatatactgtttatattcaataatatgtgagaatatgAACACGATAGGTGAATTTTGTGAgccttattgaaatttttgtaaaagaatACTTGTATTAAATATGAGAAATACGTGCGGACGTGTAGAATACATTATTAAACACGAAAGTACCAAGATCTTTATACAGATAATaattttggaaaagtaaaaaaatcaaaaagcgACAATAGTTACTCgagtaatggcctaatagttacggatagggctcttgggcatggagaaatttaattaNNNNNNNNNNNNNNNNNNNNNNNNNNNNNNNNNNNNNNNNNNNNNNNNNNNNNNNNNNNNNNNNNNNNNNNNNNNNNNNNNNNNNNNNNNNNNNNNNNNNTTCAACACGCTGTTTTAGGAACATATTCCTTTCTAATTCTTAACTGAAGTTATCCAAACCTCAGGTCACTTTTTAGAAAATCCCTCGGCACCCTTAAGCTTATTACACAATTCCTTTACTGTGAAACCATGGACATCCATTTCCGTACTATAATCTTATCCAGCTACCCTGAGTCCGTGCATAACTTCATGCTGACATCTCCTTCCTTAAATAACACTAAAACACTTCAGTGAGGAAAGCACTAAGCTGAATGACCCTTTTCGCTATCAATTCCGGCAATTTGATCGCTAACTCTTTTAACTTACTGGTGTCCTTTTTGTACCTTATCCCAAACATAGGCTCCATTCCTGGAGCGAGCTCAAGAATAAACTTGATCTCCTGATGAAAAGGTAGCTTTGAGGTACAATATCCGGCCAAATCAATCCAACCCTAGGATGATCTCCAGTTAACCATGCCGAAGGGGAATTCAATTTGTAACGGTAGCAAATAATGCTTATGCTTCCTACTAAGTCATGTTATACTGTCTATCTGCAAGTTTAAAACTGTCATTACATCCCTTCAGCTGACTGCTTCCTCAACTAACTATACTGATCTGGGCCCATCGCTAAACAAAGCTCCCATCAACTGTGGTATTTCCTATAACTTACCTTGCATACTTGTTTCATTGCAGAaatgaatctttttttttttttttataaaattaatactAAGGGAACAGTGGCAACCCTTTTTGAAAGGTTTAGATTGTCTATAATATTATCCTCCAGTAGTACTCTTTTAGCAGGGCCCGGATTAATGCCTACCACACCTGGCACATTAAGGCAACTTCTCCTGTTAGAGCCTAGCAACATCTGTCTTTCAATACTTCTGGCTACATTGGCCCCAGAACGATTTCCAATACTACTGTTCTAGTTGGTACCTTTACTAAAACTAAATCCAGGTCGACAGCCTCCATACCTGCAGCCATTCGATGATCGGAAACTGCAATTACCACTGTAGTTACCTTTCTTAAATTCTTGCTGATTAGGATTACATATGTCCAATTACTGTGCACAGAGTGTACCCCATGGTCAACCCATTATCTGGCTGGGGCAGACATCACCACGGCACCAAAGTTGACTAACTACTAACTGATCACAATACCTTGAATGAAGGCTTTTAACCTTATCGCAACTAGGTACTACCTCTTACTTCCCAATCTCTATTAGTAGGAAACAGTATGTGAAACCTTTTTTTCTCGTATTCGAATCCAATCGTTATTCTCTATCCAGCTGCAAAAACTTATGCATCCATACCTTCTGTAGACTTGTAGATAGGACTGACTATCAAATTCGGCTCTAGAATGCTTGTCCCGTATGAGTCAAAGGATTTTGGTATCActtcttaaccaaatcccACCAATACTCTACTCTTCTATAGAGCGACCAGGACCTCCATGACCTGCTCTATTCCTTCAATTCAATCCTCTTTTACTACTAGGTACCACCATTTTCCCAATTTATAGCTCTCAATTCTTTTTACTTGATCCACCTATCTCACGGGTGGATCTCTGGCTGACTAAAGCCTGAGCTAACACCTCCAAGGTCTACTGGACGTTTGGATCTCTCCGCCTACTAGATGCAGTAAATACGGCTCCTGACGAGCCTCTAACAACAGATTACTTTACCGGTTCAGATACTGGTGTAATTCATGTCCAACTTGGAAATCTCATCTCCTTACGTCGAGATATCTGTCTAATTTTTCtacggataccaccaccatttgggcccaatttgaaaagaaaacgagaATGCACAAAGTgcaaagtctacaggaagtaaaacctatgctctaataccaaattgacaggacccgaccccattttcgctttggaattcgagccaagtcctgtgcgtgtccgacacctggcgaatgtcgggcacaaaagacctttttactcttctcgtttcaaattctttttatactttcccttagacttatgccgaaaattcggcaaagtctcccctgtattttgaccaaacccaaaattttccacctattaaacaatcaaataaattcacatcaactgccagaatatctcaaataacagACCTCAACTctagtttttcagtttcaactagatatcagagcattttcaaaagttttcagggtttcaaggattttccacaaaactctaccttacttggtagCGCGGAAGCTAtaaatggcccggtggtggatcctggaatcatgtggtacgacatatccaaaattcagtgcaaTCCGACGATtagacgacactgcacccaaggatcgcgcgatatggaaaatctgTTCGGGgttcaaacggactccgaatcaagatccgcgaaatcctacacgctcgtgactacacgaggatctcaaaactgcccagagtcactccaccaccctcgcccacgcgctgcctcacgcgcgggcagattcggatgtccaaagcgattttgggttgccgaaaaatctcggaatcaagactccaaactcctatcctaggtaaaacaccccatttggagtcactttttttcttggacataccccaaaaagtgaccaaaaacagtagatcacggcggcc
Proteins encoded:
- the LOC117636480 gene encoding sorbitol dehydrogenase-like, whose product is MGKGGKPDGGDGFEEASRDGCEQENMAAWLLGVNTLKIQPFKLPNLGPRDVLIRLKAVGICGSDVHLFKNMRCADFVVKEPMVIGHECAGFVEEVGSEVKHLVPGDRVALEPGINCKRCELCKQGRYNLCPEMKFFGSPPTHGCLANQVVHPGDLCFKLPDNVSLEEGAMCEPLSVGVHACRRASVGPETNVLVMGAGPIGLVTLLAARAFEAPRIVVADVNDHCLSVAKALGAHEIVKVSTNIEEVAEEVAKIKEAMGTRVDVSFDCAGFNKTMATALSATGSGGKVCLVGMGQRELTLPLTSAAAREVDVIGIFRYKNTWPLCLELLRSSKVDVKPLITHRFGFSQKEVEKAFETSAGGGNAIKVMFNL